Part of the Vigna angularis cultivar LongXiaoDou No.4 chromosome 1, ASM1680809v1, whole genome shotgun sequence genome, GGCCTCAGCCTGTGAAGCCAAGTTTTGTTGACTGGCCGAAACTTTTTTGCTAGCAAACTTTGAATTCAATTCTTCAATACGGGAGGTGAATTCATCCATTCGTTCATTTAATGTGGAAATTTGATCAGAAAGTTGAGTGATGACCCCCTGGACAACTCAAAAGCAAATATCAGTAGATGAATCATTTAGATGGGTAGAAAATTCAACTTCTTAGGCACAATGGCAAACATTTATTACTTGTAACACCTATATGCCAAAACACCAGGTGAATATAATTtccataaaattttaagatagaTATTTTCTGAAGTTTCTTGCCAATATGCACTGCAATTGTATATCATTATGTTACAACATTTCTGTCTATGGACTCAACAAGTACTTTTCCATGTTCCACAAAATAAGACACAACAGGTGATACATTGATAAATGAAGAGGCCAAAATGATTGCAATTAAATGTTTTCTCaaggaaaatatatatattacatggTTAGCAATCGATGCAGGTGATTCCAGAGTTCTTCCATCGAATCTTCTGTTATTTATAGCAAGTTTAGTCAGCTTAGGTAGAATCTTGTCCCTTTGAGTCGAATATGAGTGTGAAATACCACTACAGAAAACAAAACGAGAAGAACATGACAAAAACATTACTTTAACAAACTTTTAATCAGATTCAGAAATTCTTACTCCAAATATGAAAAACAAGTAGAAgcaatatcattattatttttaagacaGGACAAATAGGTAATGAAAGTTAACAATTACCGATTAAGATACTTCATTCTTCTATCTGCAGAAGCCCTGGAAAGGGCTTCTTTGGGGCTTGAAACTACGTCATCATCTATGCTGAGTTTTGACTTAAGATCGTCTGGCAATGCCTGCAGTTTAATCAGATTAGAGATTGAGTGTATAAACATTTAAACCACAAATAAAAGGTTAAATGATAGTTTATACCATCACATCGTTCACAAGCTTTTCTAGCTGAATTTGTTCAATATAAGTGCGAGAAACATAGGAACCATCCAACCCCAGTTTCTCTGCTACAAACTTGCAATAGTTCCTGTCTTTCCCTTGCACCTTGAAAACAGCATAAATAAAGTATTCAgtgaatgaaaacaaaaagaaacaaagacaAACATGTAATAGGTAAGGGCATGTATCTCGACCTCCATACACCTCCAGGCCTAGCCAAAAACATTGAAGTTCTTAGGCTTGAATAAGTGCCTGAGGGCTGGAATATGTTACTGTGTTAATGTTATGTTTAAAACCGAGTCCAGGACCACTCTAATACCATCTAACAAGGACACATGGGAGAAACAAACACtagaaaataagttaataaGGATATTTACAATAAAACACAATAACAATGCCAACGGTAAACAAATAAGATGATCATTTTAATAGATACATTTGTTATTAATAATCTTAATGCAAACATAACATTTTGTATTGAAATGATACTGGCTCTAAAACATTTTATGCAGATTCACATAAGAAATAGGTGAGGGAAAATGGTACAAGGAATTATTATGGTCAATGATGGAAGTGGTACCTTTAGACAAGGTTTGAAAACGAAggcaaaagaagaaagaatttaAGACTAACAGTAAACTATTATTCCAAGGTTTACACTTAAATGAGAACAATTTTGGTTTGTCAGTCTGATACTGTCACCTGACAGTATGACATTAATGAGGAGGAAGACTATGTTGAGGAGGACAAATTATCACCTTGGATAGTTTGTTTGTATTAAGCAATACGAATTTATTGGTTATTATGAGCAATTATATGACATGTGAACCTATTATTCCATTTGTATTATGTATTGGATCTCAATATTTACAATATATTgagttatttttcttgtttatattaattttaatgcaTGCATAGGCCtacaaatatagtttttcatatATGTACTCGGTACAATACTTGAATTACAATCATTTATCTTCCTACAATCCTCGTGTTTCACAACATTGTTAGTAGGGAAGCTCAGTCATTTATAGCCCCTGGCGAACCAAACATAACTTTATGTTGTGAGTGCGATTAGTCAATTCATGAATGATCCAAAGAAGCAACATTTGCAGGCTGTGAATAGAATTCTTCAGTACTTGTAGACAAGTCTAGGAAAGAGATTGTTGTTCAAGAAGGATGGAAAATTAAATATGGAGATGTATATTGATGCAAACTATGTTGGGTTAGTTACTGATAGGAGATCCATCCCAAAATATTGCATGTTCTAGTATGGAAAGTGAATGATCTTAAAGTGAAAAGAGAAGAATCTATGGCTCTCTTTTGTGATAACTAATAGGATATAAGTATTGTTAACAATTTAGTCCAACATGATAGGACCAAACACGAGATCAAAAACAAACAGAATAATGGTCTTGTCATTATATCCTACATTCCATGAGAATTTCAGCTGAGAGATTTGTTTGCAAAAGGGACTTTGCACAAAGCAGTTGCAAGATCTTACATGCAAACTGCGAAATATAGGCGTCCATTCATCAACTTGAGAAGGAGTATTGAATTACGAGGATATACTATTAGTTATTGGGACTATTGAGACATTGTAGGGATATGATGAGTTATTTATTACTAATCATAGTATTTATATGTAGGGCAGTGGAGTTTTACATAATGAATCCTCTTGTCCTGCTTTCATCAAGAATTTGAATAAGaatttcttctatatttttaatcttttccCTAACCTTTTTCAAGAGTAAGGAAATATcaaaagttaagactacttgtCACATAACAATCAACAAGCATAAAAGGTATGTAAGGAATGATAGAAACAATATGTCGTTATACCTGAACATATGTGCGATTCAGTTGTTCCAACCAATCAGTTTTTATGGTCACTTTATCATCACGAAAGATATGGCTGCTTCTTTTCAGGATAGAAGCAATTGTGTATCCTAAGGCCATCAGCCCTCCAAGAAGGCGCACACTGACCTCAAAAGTAATTCGAGGAGATATTATGAATGGACTATCTGTCACCCATTCCTGAAACAAGAATTCATTACCATTATAGAGGTTTTTCAGTAATTTTACTTCTAGATGCAAAATTCTCAGCAAATCTCAAGCTCAAAAGGAAGGAGgatgttgaaaagaaaataattccATACATTGAAAAAGGCATCAACCAAAGAACAGGTTTGAGACAAACAACGTACCGAAGtcagtaaaagaagaaaaataagtgGGAGTACATGTCTCATTAATTTCAAGAACTCAATTTGCAAGGAGTCTGTGGTAGATATGTACACCgaaaaaaagttcaaaagtttaagcttttgaaaatttatctatggttttctttttctcttccagGGGTCATATTAAGTATCACAATACCAATGAGTGGTTATACTGTAACTATACAGGGGGCTAAATAAGCTTCTTTTCATTATAATAGgttcttaaaaatattgtaagtAAACAATATTATTAGTGACACATTGGCATAAAATAAATGTCCAAAGTACACATTTGGTTAAGAATacttacataaatatttaacaagAACTTATTCATAAGCTTTCAATATGAAGTTTACTAAATTAAGCTCAAAGAAcatattttgatcattttttccCTGAAGCTTAttgaaatagtttaaaaaaaccTAAAGGGACCATAAGCATCTCTCACAGGTTCAATTAAGTTTTGTATGCATTCTTACAACCCCCTCAAAATTATGCCTTGTTTGCTAGACATTCtcttaaaaattgatataacTATAACACTAGACTAGTTTTCCATCACTTAACCTCAAACATGAGATTGTACTTTCCATCGCGGTTTCTCATCCTCAAATATGATTGACAAGCTTCAGGGTCTTCCCCAGGCGGTAGAAGAAATATGTCATACGTTTCCTCTTTGGTTTCAGTATGCTGTGCAGCAATAATTTCCTTGATTTGATCAACTGTCACAGTTCTTGCTGACTAGAACAACCAACACAATGTATCATCAAGAGTACACTTAAAAATATAGAGTACCTTACTATGATAGCATAGGACATCACCTTCAATATATATGTGGGATTTTGAAATCCAGAGAATGGATTAAACTTGTTTATGACTTTTATATGTGCTGTTTGAAGATCTGGCTCAATATAAGCTTTATACATAGGATATACCTACAAAGGGAAACAAAATAATCGGTCTTACATTGTGCAATGCAAGTTTTCAACACTCCTAAAAAATCTAACATGGGATCAGTGAAAACCGTTTCAGAGATTTGATGAATTATTTCTTCAGGCTCTTGACCAGCACGGTGAATGTCCCGTAATACACGCTTAACAAGGTCAAAATGAACTCCACCAGTGACAGAAACACGAAGATCAAGTAAAGGTCTTAATTTTTCACTTAAGGCGTAGATGCCTTCTATGATTACAATACGAGAGCTAGGGACTTCAACAGTCCTGTAAAGAAAATAGTagaaaaggaaagaacaaaataagtataaatGAAACAAGATCTTCGGTTGGAATAATATGATGCTAATTCTAGTACTCATGTATTTCCACATTTATACATTTTGTCCTGTACCTCTTGCGTGTCTGTGGATTTCCAAAGGCGGATGCATTAATAGGTGTGCATTTACACATGCTACGTGAATAAGAACGGAGAGAGAAGAATGACGTGCTTAGGGGTAATAGTAGAAGAAGAGAGGCCGGGGATGGAGAGGAAACTacacacacaaatatatatatatatatatatatatatatatatatatatatatatatatatatatatatatatatatatatatatatatatatatatatattgtttgaaTGTGGACTATTTATTGGGCGGGTGTTTG contains:
- the LOC108346041 gene encoding inorganic pyrophosphatase TTM1 isoform X1, producing the protein MAQDTVFGADSPRRRLLRDQVQVVKRKDSDRYEIVPIQDSLSFEKGFFIFIRACQLLAQKNDGIILVGVAGPSGAGKTVFTEKILNFMPSIAVITMDNYNDSSRIIDGNFDDPRLTDYDTLLENIQGLKAGKPVQVPLYDFKSSSRIGYRTVEVPSSRIVIIEGIYALSEKLRPLLDLRVSVTGGVHFDLVKRVLRDIHRAGQEPEEIIHQISETVYPMYKAYIEPDLQTAHIKVINKFNPFSGFQNPTYILKSARTVTVDQIKEIIAAQHTETKEETYDIFLLPPGEDPEACQSYLRMRNRDGKYNLMFEEWVTDSPFIISPRITFEVSVRLLGGLMALGYTIASILKRSSHIFRDDKVTIKTDWLEQLNRTYVQVQGKDRNYCKFVAEKLGLDGSYVSRTYIEQIQLEKLVNDVMALPDDLKSKLSIDDDVVSSPKEALSRASADRRMKYLNRGISHSYSTQRDKILPKLTKLAINNRRFDGRTLESPASIANHGVITQLSDQISTLNERMDEFTSRIEELNSKFASKKVSASQQNLASQAEAGNGSGPTSLFVTGLGNGSLTGSLLPNSSSSSQLAKESPLMDEVLVIARGQRQIMHQLDTLSNLLHEYFGERSRLGRPNQTGRMREPDSVAIPMVLTLVIGVVGVFLFKGVTSQK
- the LOC108346041 gene encoding inorganic pyrophosphatase TTM1 isoform X2; the protein is METLMGLKAGKPVQVPLYDFKSSSRIGYRTVEVPSSRIVIIEGIYALSEKLRPLLDLRVSVTGGVHFDLVKRVLRDIHRAGQEPEEIIHQISETVYPMYKAYIEPDLQTAHIKVINKFNPFSGFQNPTYILKSARTVTVDQIKEIIAAQHTETKEETYDIFLLPPGEDPEACQSYLRMRNRDGKYNLMFEEWVTDSPFIISPRITFEVSVRLLGGLMALGYTIASILKRSSHIFRDDKVTIKTDWLEQLNRTYVQVQGKDRNYCKFVAEKLGLDGSYVSRTYIEQIQLEKLVNDVMALPDDLKSKLSIDDDVVSSPKEALSRASADRRMKYLNRGISHSYSTQRDKILPKLTKLAINNRRFDGRTLESPASIANHGVITQLSDQISTLNERMDEFTSRIEELNSKFASKKVSASQQNLASQAEAGNGSGPTSLFVTGLGNGSLTGSLLPNSSSSSQLAKESPLMDEVLVIARGQRQIMHQLDTLSNLLHEYFGERSRLGRPNQTGRMREPDSVAIPMVLTLVIGVVGVFLFKGVTSQK